The Oreochromis niloticus isolate F11D_XX linkage group LG15, O_niloticus_UMD_NMBU, whole genome shotgun sequence genome includes a region encoding these proteins:
- the LOC100707085 gene encoding acyl-coenzyme A thioesterase 1 produces MAQSQIHLKILPSVRSFFDKMVRVKVEGLTPHKPVELRSKLVDDKGVIFKASALYKADESGQVDVFRTPSLGGSYTGVEPMGLFWALAPDAPHTKLMKKDVLSPTRVTLEALNGETGKVLASESNERGYMIEGMKRIPLQEGRIRGVLFIPPGNGPFPGIIDMYTFGGGLTEPRASLLASKGFVVLALAYLRYQDLPKNPKNLDLEYFEEAVTYLRKRPEVKGPGIGVISISHSGALALSMSSFLSGISATVCINTCNANTVLPLHYKDIVFPPLPPVMENVKFTDSGLVDIRDALPDPTKGKNRASLIPIERATCHFLFAASEDDHNWNSMFFASQAAEILKKHGKKSYEVVTYPKAGHFLDVPYMPYCSSGFHPAVGHVVVFGGEPKAHSEAQLDLWERVQEFFKTHLGNKST; encoded by the exons ATGGCGCAATCACAGATCCACTTGAAAATTCTCCCCAGTGTTCGCAGCTTCTTTGACAAGATGGTGCGGGTAAAAGTAGAGGGACTCACTCCTCACAAACCAGTGGAGCTGAGGTCCAAACTGGTTGATGACAAAGGTGTCATTTTCAAAGCCTCTGCCCTGTACAAAGCAGATGAAAGTGGTCAGGTGGATGTCTTCCGCACACCCTCTCTGGGTGGCAGTTACACCGGCGTGGAGCCCATGGGTTTGTTTTGGGCCCTGGCACCAGACGCACCACACACTAAACTCATGAAGAAGGATGTGCTCAGCCCAACACGCGTGACCCTGGAGGCTCTTAATGGAGAGACTGGCAAGGTTTTAGCATCTGAATCTAATGAGAGAGGATACATGATTGAGGGGATGAAGAGAATACCTTTACAAGAGGGCAGAATACGAGGTGTCCTCTTCATACCACCAG GAAATGGCCCATTCCCAGGAATTATAGATATGTACACTTTTGGTGGAGGTCTTACTGAACCCAGAGCCAGCCTCTTGGCAAGTAAAGGCTTTGTTGTTCTGGCACTGGCTTATTTGCGTTACCAGGATCTCccaaaaaaccctaaaaacctGGATTTGGAATATTTTGAGGAGGCGGTCACATATCTGAGGAAGCGACCAGAG GTGAAAGGTCCTGGGATTGGCGTCATATCGATCTCTCATAGTGGTGCTTTGGCTTTGAGCATGTCATCTTTTCTCTCTGGGATCTCAGCGACTGTCTGTATTAATACCTGTAATGCAAACACTGTGCTTCCTTTACACTACAAAGACATTGTATTCCCGCCACTGCCCCCTGTCATGgagaatgtgaaattcacagattCTGGGCTTGTAGATATACGTGACGCCTTACCAGACCCCACCAAGGGCAAGAACAGGGCGTCTTTGATTCCAATTGAACGAGCTACCTGCCATTTCCTGTTTGCTGCTTCTGAAGATGACCACAACTGGAACAGCATGTTTTTTGCCAGTCAGGCTGCTGAAATTTTGAAAAAGCATGGCAAAAAATCCTACGAGGTTGTTACTTATCCAAAAGCTGGTCACTTTCTGGATGTGCCGTACATGCCTTATTGTTCATCTGGGTTTCATCCAGCTGTAGGGCATGTTGTGGTGTTTGGTGGGGAGCCAAAAGCCCACTCTGAGGCTCAGCTGGACCTGTGGGAAAGAGTCCAGGAGTTCTTCAAGACCCACTTGGGCAACAAGAGCACTTGA